The DNA sequence GTATGAGGGAGTTAGCCTGAGTTTAGTCCAACTGATTCAAAAGGAATAAAGTTTGGCAGATTTTCCCATCGTTCTTTCTATTGCATCTTAATATTTGAAGATTTCCTATCACTACGTCGGTGTAGATCCAGGTAATCCTTTGTTCCATAGCATCGATTCCCAAGAGGCCACAGTTATTGGAAGCAAACATATTAAAGATGATGAGCGCGCACATTTTAGCTATGTTACTAATATGCGTAACGGGTCTACTATTCTGCCTTAGCCTGATATAACAGagtaaaacacaaaaatatgTTAATTCCGGGCATACTATATTTAATTATTCAAAAATAGAATAAGTACATGATCCATAGTTTTCAAACCTTCCTCTGCCTCGCAAAATTGTGATTGTTTGTCCACAACGTGGTGCTTTTATACGAAGGAATGGTTCAAAAGTGAGCTGGTGATGGAACAAGCAACGTGGGTGAAGAGGGTCACTTGCAGTCAAAATGTTTGAAGCAGACCATGTAGGAAAACTTTGCCTTAGTTACTATTGATTTAGTCATACAGTGGgagtctgtgtgtgtgtgtgtgtgagagagagagagagacagagagagagacagagacagagagagacagagacgcCCTTACTATTATTGTTCTGGTAAGTGATTCTGTCAGCAGACACACAAGCCAAATGGTGCACTTACCCAGTTTTTCCATTCTGATCAGCCAGTAACAGAGCCACTCCTTTGCTTTAGAAGGTTCCCagcacccccctccccccaaacagacaaaaaaaaaagggagagagagagagagagagagacctcacAAAGTCAGCTTCAACTACCATGAAGATGAATTAATCTATTCCCTGCTGGGAAAATTAGTTCCTTACTATGAACGACATTGAAAATAATTCCAGAGAGAACTTCATTAAATTTGGTTTTAACTTGGCCTGTTACAATCAACTTACCACACAGAAATGGCTATACTATCATGTTCAGCTGCAATTGGCAGCCCAGTCCAGCTGCTGGGAAGCTTTATGAAAGACTGATGTCTTGAAGATTCTTTTAATATGTTCCAACAGACAAAGCATATGGCAGTGAAATGGTTTGTGTATATCATATGTTTCTAATGGTGGCTGAATCTATTGTATAGGGTTTGCAGATTATCTTTGACTTATGATTGTGTATACACAGTCTTCTTCTAGTTGCTCCTCAATGATTTAAACTGTTGGGATATCTATTTATGGAATCAAGGATGTGTAATTTTACAGGGAGCAATCATGAGTCCTTTGCCGATGACCGCGAAGAGTGCATGAAAATATGTACATGATTTGTGCTCATTTCTTCGAAGAAAACTGGCAGGTGATATAGTtgtttgaaatgaaaaataggTTTGCATTTGTATTATTAATTCCTTTCTTCATCTAACCATGCAAATGGATATTTGGGGGTGAAATGTTGCTATATGAAGTGCAAAATATGATTGCCTTCTAGTGTTTCACAGTAGTAAATTACTCGATTAAAGCTTATAGACTTCTTGCAGAATTGGTAACATTCCTTTCTTATTGCTGCCTGTCTACCTCCAACCTCCCTTTTTCGGGCAGTACTTCTCTTCCTGCAGACTCATCTATCTAAACTTTCTGTTCTTTTAATGCACCTGGACACATAGATGGTATTTATCATGTATCCTTTGTAGGACAATACTTTTTAAAGATAATGATTCAACTTCTGGAGCATGAAAAACATGATAAGCTGGCGGAATCAGAATCCATCATTTCTGCATCTCAATGGAGCTACCAACTATCGATTCTCATTTCAACTAACATAAGACTTTTAGAACCTCATAAGATCACAGATCCCCCAATAAAGAGGTATCCCATACTTGTACACCAAGTTACTATAGAAGTCTCCCACCTGGAAGGTACTGGGGTTGAAGTCACTGATGATGGAAAATGCTGTTTCTTAATGGTTTTTATACTCTTCTAGGTGGGGCTGTAGATTAAGGCAGCCATCTACTTTGTAGTTGCTCATAAAAACACCAGCAtcaacaatgaaaaaaaataaataaatattaaatagtAAAGTAATTAACAGAAAACAACTCATACTTAAACTTTCACTAAACATGAAATATAATTTGAAAGAAGAATCTGTCAAAGAAACTTGGATTTTTTAAACTCAAAATTTAATACCAAACTACTTGAATCCTTCTGTACAGCAACTGAGTACATTTGCATGGCATTCGGTTTGTATGAAAGTAAAGGAGATCTTTAATTTCACAGAAGAATTGGAAGCCTCATCTTTTATAGTTTCAGAACCAGAGATTACAAATAATTCACTCATTTCTAGtcctttgtttctctttcaGGGAGAAATTTTTGGATAAAAAGCAAACATTTCCCCGCATCTAGAGTCTAGACTTCAACTTTGATCAGTTATGCAATTGATATTAAAAGTGAATCTGTCCTTCTAATCTTTCAGAAGTACACCTTAAAGTATATATGACAAGAGCCTTGTCAGGATCCACGTGTAGAATACGGAGAAAAATGCACCAACGGGGATAGTGATGGCCCAAGAAGCCACAATCTCCCTTACCGTCTCTGCTCGTACACTGTTAAGTCCCCTTGCAAAACCCACACCCATGACAGCTCCCACAAGAGTGTGTGTTGCAGAGATGGGGAGTCCCAACTTTGATGCAAAGAGAACCACGGAAGCTGCTGCAAACTCGGCCGCGAATCCCCTTGTTGGTGTCAGCTCTGTTATTTTCTTCCCAATGGTTGATATCACCCTGTACCCCCACATCATCAGTCCTGCAACAATCCCAAATCCTCCCCATGCAAGAACATCATTTGGAATGACAATCTCAGTTCCACTGGCACTGCCCTGGAGAATAGATAATGCAGCAGCTAATGGGCCAATTGCATTTGATACATCATTTCCCCCATGCGCAAACGACATGAAGCAGGCTGACAGAACCTGCATGTAGCCAAATACACCATAGACAATTTCCAGCTGAGCCCCCTTGGGGCCTGCAATGTCAGAGAGGAATCCAACATTCTTACTCTGGGAAGGCTCCTCTTTTTGCTCTGCTTGTGACAATTCAGCCGTAAGCAGGTGTCCAAGCTGTTTGTGGATAATTCTACTGACCAGGAGTGCACCTGCCATGCCGAAGGCTAAGGCCTGTCCCAGAGCCACGGGAAGGTTTTTGCTGAGGGGGAAAGCTGCAAAGGAGATTCCAGTTACACCCACAAATACAGCAATAGGAGCAGCTGCAGCAGCAGCCTGCCCTGGGTTTGGAGCACTGTAGACAAActggaaaaaggaaagaatagtcAGCATGTGAATTTCTATTCTTTATATATTTCCCAAAGTGGCTAGGATCCATTGGGAATATATGGTTTGTAAGCTTTGTAGTTTAAGTTTTATACACATGGAGAGCATACCCTGCGGATGCATTTGTACACGAGAAATGACACTGCTGCTCCCATGATAGGGGAGATGACCCATGATGAAGTTACCCTGGCTAGTGAACTCCAGAATACAGCACCTACTCCCCCATAGACTAGACCAAACCCAACCATTGCTCCTACTATACAATGTGTGGTGGACACAGGCCAACCAAAGTAGGATGCAACCTGGACAAGAAAAATTGTCAACGGCAATGAACTGGAACTAGAGAATCTTACAAaatctttttttcccttgaatAAATTCAATAGATTGTCATAGTTATGAAACTGTAAGAGAGATTATAAACATAATCCATCCTTCCGCATGTAAATTGACATATGCCTTTGCAGGATGGGGAAACTGGCAGGTAGTTGATATCTGATTTTCTTTAACATGTAAGATCTTGTAGTTGTATGTCTTTACACAATTTGTCTATTCCAGATCAAACAAAGACCATGCCTTTAAGTTGTGTTGTCAGAACTAGAAGTAACAATTTCTAAGCTGGTCAGTAACCTGTGGTATTTCAAAGATTCCTGCTCATCCGTATGTGTATCATTTCCAAGTACTATTCTGCAACGACTTCCAATGGTGATTAACTACAAGAGGTCCAGCCCTCTATTTGGGGAGACCTCAATGTGAGCTGGTATCTCCCACATCAATCAGCTCTTTAAGTTAACAATGCTTCCTGTAAATATAAAgagcaaaaagagagagagagaggcgatggGGAAAATTGGGAGTCCCAATCAATGAGATGGGCTGCCCAGCTTCATTCATTATATAGACCAGAAATTTCAAACTCCTAATAGGAATAGGAAACcataaaataggaaataaaactaaCACCTGATTCTAATTTACAGACAACCCATAGTTAGACTAGCATACCCCTATGGGGAGTCATGGCTTGCGCTAGACAGCTGGCCACAACTCCTCACGCCATACTTCTGACACTTCCTTTCTTGTTTCAAAACATTCTACCATACTTTATGGGAGCTTTAGACTGAGCCAAATTAAAGTAAGAGTAAAGTAAAAACTAGTCATGTTCAAAATTATAACTAATATGAATAGCAGCCAAAACTCCCCATGATATGAGCTGGTCTGATAGTTTTCCTAACTACCTTCTGAATTATTTGGTTGTAGGCCCTATTTCTAGTAGATCTGCTTATTACATAGTTACAACCTATTCACCCAACAAATAAATATGATCgataattttttccaaaaatgacATATCTGAAGACACTTAGGCAAAGAACAGAGACTCAAGAGTGGGGTTTCTCTTGTCAACATGAACTCATGTACAACAAATTCATACTAGGGTGTCTAAAAGTTGAACCCTTTATATTTGTCATGCTGGTGGTTAGTCCTTACAGTTGAACTTGAGGCTTCACTTATATGAGTAACAAATATATGATTCAATTTCGAGGTGTTCTCCAAAAGCTCCCTTAGAAGGTGTCATGGTTAGAAATTGGACTAGTTCAATGGCCTGCTTTCCTTCACTACACTAAATGCTCATCTTTCCAAATAATTCCTTGTTCAGCATTTTAGTTACTCAGGTGGTGGAAGATGAAAATGATCTGCAATGGGGAGCTCtggaaacacaaaaaaaatgtatggaaagaagaagataatgacAGAAGATCATGGGAATGGACCTGTAACCATGTACCAGCAGCAGCTAGAGAAGAAAGCAAACCCGTAAAGAGCAATGAATCCTTCCCCTGAAAAGAATTGGCAACAAGGATTCCCTTCTGCATTGTACCAGTCACATGGGTACCCATCAACATTGCCCCAGAGAACTCTAGCACTGCTGCAGTCAGCACCGCCTGCCGAATTGTTAGAGCACCGGAACCAACTGAAGTGCCCATTGCATTGGCAACATCATTAGCTCCAATGTTCCAGGCCATGTAAAACCCAAACAATAGTGTtatataagaaagaaatttaaTCTTCAATGCTACTCCTCTCCCCATAGAAGTCATGAAAAAAGGAAGGCCAAGAGCAGCAAAGGCTATGCAAATAGAAATTGCAGAAGCTGTGCTTGAGGAGATGTTGAAGGCCTTAGCCATACCCAACAAGTCGTCAGATTTTGCATCCCCATGGCCTTCTTTACCCTCTTGGGATACTTCTTCACCCTCAGCTTCAGCAAAGGATGATAAGGTTGCAGAagtgggg is a window from the Macadamia integrifolia cultivar HAES 741 chromosome 5, SCU_Mint_v3, whole genome shotgun sequence genome containing:
- the LOC122077818 gene encoding inorganic phosphate transporter 2-1, chloroplastic-like, whose amino-acid sequence is MSPSSHLSSIRNGLAVDTALLHNSHLLHGCRHQSPFLSSHQTHLSKRETIHLKSQLPRSSLPILRLKSSKLLLLPTSATLSSFAEAEGEEVSQEGKEGHGDAKSDDLLGMAKAFNISSSTASAISICIAFAALGLPFFMTSMGRGVALKIKFLSYITLLFGFYMAWNIGANDVANAMGTSVGSGALTIRQAVLTAAVLEFSGAMLMGTHVTGTMQKGILVANSFQGKDSLLFTGLLSSLAAAGTWLQVASYFGWPVSTTHCIVGAMVGFGLVYGGVGAVFWSSLARVTSSWVISPIMGAAVSFLVYKCIRRFVYSAPNPGQAAAAAAPIAVFVGVTGISFAAFPLSKNLPVALGQALAFGMAGALLVSRIIHKQLGHLLTAELSQAEQKEEPSQSKNVGFLSDIAGPKGAQLEIVYGVFGYMQVLSACFMSFAHGGNDVSNAIGPLAAALSILQGSASGTEIVIPNDVLAWGGFGIVAGLMMWGYRVISTIGKKITELTPTRGFAAEFAAASVVLFASKLGLPISATHTLVGAVMGVGFARGLNSVRAETVREIVASWAITIPVGAFFSVFYTWILTRLLSYIL